A genomic stretch from Limnobacter thiooxidans includes:
- a CDS encoding SRPBCC family protein, producing MAVNVNVKIEKSFKVACDAKKAFDQLADVADTVALFPKLDKVVDLGGDVWRWEMAKIGAAGISHQVKYAVKYTNDGKTKIDWNPVSGDGNATVSGGWLIKEEGAKACTISFRSTGEFEMPVPRLMKGIAEGIVKSEFDAQVGTFLDRVKAKLES from the coding sequence ATGGCGGTTAATGTGAACGTAAAAATTGAAAAGTCATTCAAAGTGGCTTGTGACGCAAAAAAAGCATTTGATCAACTTGCCGATGTGGCTGACACCGTGGCTTTGTTTCCAAAGTTGGACAAGGTGGTTGATCTGGGTGGTGACGTGTGGCGCTGGGAAATGGCGAAAATCGGGGCGGCCGGTATTTCACACCAGGTTAAATATGCGGTGAAATACACCAACGATGGAAAAACAAAAATCGACTGGAACCCTGTCAGCGGAGATGGCAATGCGACCGTGTCTGGCGGTTGGTTGATCAAAGAGGAAGGGGCCAAAGCCTGTACAATTTCGTTCCGCTCCACTGGCGAGTTTGAAATGCCTGTCCCAAGATTGATGAAAGGCATTGCCGAGGGCATCGTAAAATCTGAATTTGACGCGCAAGTTGGCACATTTCTGGACCGAGTCAAAGCCAAACTTGAATCTTGA